The sequence CGGAAGAACTGATGGGGGCAATCGATATAATGGGGGAGTGGGTGTTATTGATGTCATTGGAAACCACAACGGCCGGCCGGATTTTCCGGACCTCTGCTCCAACGGTCGGATCAAAATTGACCAGGAAAATATTCCCCCGTTTAATCGAGCCCGTCATTAAGGCCGCCTTCCAATTCCTTGTTCACCCGGCGAATTTCTCCAGCGGCTTCCCGGTATTCGGCGGCCAGTTTTTTGGACTTTTTTTCCTTCATGAAATATCGTATGGCCTGGGCGATGAACCGGCTTTTTTTTCGGGGTTCGATTTCCCGGGCCAACTCGTTGGCCAACTCTTCCGGCAGGCTGATATTTATTCTAACGAAACTCATTGTGCTTCCTTATTGTGTATTTTAATTACATCTTAATTGGGAATTAATTTGATGTCAACCCCTTTTCTTATTTTCAATCATCAGTTCATAGAGGCCCAGAAGAGGCCAGGGGGACGTTGTCCATTCAATTCAATAACTATTTGAAAAATTTATGGGATTGGAACAACAGGGGAATACGAATAAAGAATAATTGAATGAAATGGAAAATGTCCTTTCCCCTCAGCGTTTCTTCTCCCGGGCATGACCGTTACCGTTCGAATCTGTTCCGGGTGACGGTGTTGCGAAATGAAATATCAACTTCTGTTTTCCAAAGATTTGGCCTATTTGCCCGAAGATGAGTATAAGGAATTGGCCGATACCGGTGAGAGAGTGAGCATGATGCTTAAAAAGCTTTATAAGTCTTTAAAGTAACGGAAAACGGTCACGCTAACCGATTCGACCAGTTTAAAAATGATGCCGGAGGGAATTACTTTGTATTGAATCCGCATTCAGCAGATGAAACTGCTCACGGACGACGCAAGGCTCAAGCGACTTGAAGCAAAGGAAAAATAATTGATTGAGTCATGGGGAAAAAAAGACCGGGGTCCGTGACCGTTAACGGCTTTTATTCCGGTCAACGAATAACGATCAACGAAAAACGGACCACGGAAAACGGGCAACGGATTATAACCATGGCTCATATTGAAGCCGATAACGAAAGCCGGGATCATTTACTGAAGCGGATCAAGGAACGGTATCCTTCTCTTAACGGGAAACCGATCTTAAATAGAATGATCAATACTCTAAAGGCCCAGGCCCCGGATGATTGGCGTTTTTCAGTAAGCCCATCCGCCCGGTTTTTCGTGGTGGATATGGTAACCAAAGTCAAATTTCTATGGGTGCGCCAATCCCTTAACTGGATAAATATCAACAACCCCAATTTGGAATATCTCTATTTCGAAAGACTGACCCCAAAGGGGATCAATAAAGCCCTGCGGAAAGTCTTTTCCTATGATGTGGAGGGGGTGCTTATTCCTTTGGATATACCGGGCTGTCCTCAAAAGGCATTGGTATGCGGCCCTGTGGTGGATAAATCTGATTTTAAAAACCCCCACGACTTTAAATCGGATACCTACTGGATGCTGCCCACTTATCTGGATGAATCGCCATATCGGACTGGATTTCCGGGAACGGGATCCCTTTAATGAAGACTTTCGCCCCCTCTGCCCTCTGTAAAGATGATATGGCTGAGCTGTATTTTTTGAAAAAGATCATTGCAGCGGCTATGGGAAGATTTTGAATAACTCTTTTTGGTGAGCATAATAGACTAATATTATTGTGAATTTTTACGCGCGAAATTTATTGATAAATTGTGAGCTTGTACCATGTTGAAACTAATTGAAATCATGGGAAAATATTTTTCAAATTCGAGGACCTCTGAACCACCGAAAACAGGGGGGGTGCTCGAAAAATTTTCCTCTTGACTAATGAATTAAATTTATTGGATAATTTAAGAAATGATGAAAAGGAGGTGATGTTTTTTGTCCAAAAGTGGAAATCAGAGACCGGAATTAAGCGGGATTGAAACGGGAAGCCGTGACGCGTATCCGTGGTCCGTGTCCGCCTTGTATCCTTGGGGTAGTAAAGAGAAAAAATTTTGGGATGACCTGCTTTTGGCAATGCCAAGGTGGGGTAAAGGGAAAAAGTTATGGAATTTTATACAACTGTTTTAAGAAAAAGTGGGGACCATTGGGTAGCCTTATGCCTCGAAAACGGGTTGGTCGGGCAGGGCGATAGCAAAGAAAAGGCCATCACCAAATTGAGAGCGGCGATCGATTCTTATGAAGAAGTCGCCCAGACGGAGGAGGAAGTCTATTCCGCCCCTCTTTCCATTAAAGAACTTCATGAATTTTTAACGGTTGAAGGAACAGAACCCGCGACCGAATCCTATGAACTAAGAGCGGTTTATGCCTAAAAATATCCCTGCTTTGAAACCAAGGGAGTTGATCAAACTCTTGGAGCTGGGGGGATGCTCATTTCTCAGAGAAGGTAAGGGGGACCATAAGATTTATTCGAAATTTTTAGGCGGGAAAAAGAGGGTTGTTCCCATCGATATGGGGGCTGGTGAACTTTCACCCCCCTATGTGCTTCGAATTTTTAGGCAGTTCGGGTTCACCGATGACGATATAGAAGAATTACTGAAATAAGCCTGTTGCGGAGAAGCCCTGTTTTTATGGATAACGGTAAGGGGTATCGGGATTAACGGAGGGGAAAATGAACGTTGAAGATCTGGATGTTTTTAAACTTCCATTTGCCTTTATCAGAATATGGAATAACCGATTTTTAACTACCGAAACCGGTCTCGGATAACAGAGATCCAGTAGTCCGTGACCGTATACCGTGTCCGTTTTAAGACCATGTTCTATCGGATAACGGGAACGGTCAACGGGTAACGGTTTTTTCCGTGGTCCGCATCCGTTTTACGACCCCCTTTCTCTGGGACCTTTAATTAAACCATCCCGATCTTGAAACCTGCAACCCCCTGATCTTTTTTGGCTCTCCGGACCCGGGACCAAACCACCTTTTCCGAACTACCAGCCAAAGTCGCCCACCAGAAATTGCACAGAAAATTGTGAATTGCACAATTTTTTGTGCAAAACGGTTAAATAAATTTTTGGTCCAAATACGATAACTTCTTGATATAAATAAGATTCATGTAAATGGCACAAAAATTGAGATTATATAAAAATTGATGGAGTTAAAAATTGGGGAAAGGGGAAAAAGCATGGAAAAATTTGCCTTGTGTGTCGGGATTAATGACTATCCCGGAACAGGAAGCGATTTGGCGGGATGCGTGAACGATGCCAACGATTGGGCCGCGGTCCTTGGCAAACGCGGGTTTTCGGTCAACAGGCTGACCGACAAACAGGCGACCGGTGATGCCATTCGAAAGGGGATTAAAAACCTGCTTGCCCAAGCCAAAACCGGCGACCTGGTTGTCGTCCAGTATTCCGGTCATGGTTCTTTTGTCCCTGATGACGATGGGGACGAACCGGACGGCACCGATGAATGCCTCTGCCCTTATGATATCCGTACCAAAGGGCCGATCACGGATGACGAGATGTTTGATCTCTTCAGCGGGCACCCACCGGGAGTCAGGATTTTCATGATCTCCGATTCCTGCCATTCGGGGACCGTGGCCAAATTTGCGCCGATCATAACCCCCCCGACCATCAAAGGAAGGGGCGCCCCGCAGCGAAAGGTCCGTTTTTTGCCCCCCAAGGTCTTTCTTTCCCAGCGTAATGCCGCCAAACTCGGAACCCGTCGGGCTTTTCGCTCTTCAAGCCCGCCAGGCCGTTATGCGGCGCTGCTCATGGCCGGCTGCCAGGACACCGAGTACAGCTACGACGCCTATTTCCAGGATAGGCCCAACGGGGCTTTTTCTTTTGTGGCCATCCGGGCCCTCGCGGCCCTTAAACCCAATGTGACCTTTCGGGACTGGTTCAATGCCGTTCGAAAGGCCTTGCCTTCCCAGCAGTATCCGCAGACCCCTAATCTGTATGGGGCCAAGAGTATGATGCGCTGGAAGGTGTTTGCCTGAAATCGAGGAGGATTTATGGATACCCTGAACAAAACAGAGGTGATGCCGGGTGATATTGTCCTCTATCATGGGGACAGCCTGTTGGCGAAACTGATTCAGTTTTTCGACGGCACGGAGATGAACCATGCCGCCATTTATCTCGGGGAAGGGATGGTCGGGGAAGCGCTGGCCGGCGGATTAAAACGACGCACCCTGGAAGAGAGCCTATCCGATGATGAATATGTCATCGTCAGGCGGCTGAAAACCGATCCCGGGACGATAGACCCGGTGGTCAACAAGGCCCGGGATTACCTGGCCATCGGCAATCGATACGGATTTGAACAGATTTTTCTGCTGGCTTTTCTCGGGCTGACCCGAAAACTCCAGGTCAACCCGTTTCTGGGTTGGCTTCTCCGGAAAATATTCGATCAAGCCGCTGCCTGGCTGATGGATCAAGGCCACAAACAGCCTATGATCTGTTCGGAGTTTGCTTACCGTTGTTATGATGAAGCCCTTCCGGTGGCCAACGACCCCTATGCACTCGATATCGCCCCCTTTCCGGCACCGTTTTCGGAAGGCCCTCCGGGTGTGAAATCTTTTTCCGCGGCCTTTTTGAACCCTAAGGTGCACCGTGACAGTCTGCTGGCCTGGACCGAAGATGTAACGACCCGTCGCAGCCGCTCGGGTTCGAATGTCCTGCTGCATTCCATCCCCAAAACAAAACTGTCGGCCGAAGAAAGGAAAATAGCTGCCATGCCGTTGGAGACCCTGGCGAAAAATTATCTGGAAGAGGCCAAAAAACCTCTTGCCAGATCCCGGTCCTTCGAGGCCTCGCTCAGGAGTCCTGAGATGCTGGGGGATATTTATCGGTTCAGCCAGGCCTTATGGGCATCAAACCGGGGGCAGGGGAGAAAAGCAGTCAAACCCCCAAAAACCGTTCGAGGGGCTTCGGAGGTCCCGGAAGCCCTGGAAAACCTTTTTCAGACTGCGGCTGATTTTGTGACCCCGGGGGATCTTTACGGTTGTCATGATTTATTCTCCGTCGGTCGTATGGTGCCGGAATAAGGTTTTCGGTCTGCAGAGTTTATACCCCTTACCCAAGGAGGATATCATGACCGCCACTCAGCATCTTATCATCTTTTGGGTCATTGTCGCCTTTTTTATGGCCATCGGCATTATCGCCATTTTGGCGATCGTCGGGGTCATTAAAACGGACACGAAATTTCGCAACTGGGCGGTTGGCGGATTTGCCGCCGCTGTCGTCGGCGTGGTGATCCTCTGGGCCAAGACCGGGTCCCCGCCGCTGCCGCTCGACCTTTTTGTCAACCTTGAACCTCCGGTGGAGGTGAAAGCCGGTACCTTTACACTCGTAAGCGGTACCTACGAATTTGAAGAACAAACCGGTTCGGGGAAAAATATTACACATTCCGGATCAGTTGAATTGACCGCCGGGCAGAATATGGGCTGGTGGACGGCTAAAATCCCATGCACAGCCCTTTCCAAACCTTTCAAAATCACGGTGAAGGATAAGGATGGTAAACTGTGGAGCGTCCTTCCCTTTTATCCCAATTACCACCGACAACCCTTGATTCCCGCTCATCCTGCCACAAAACAAGTCGCCGCCTCTGTACCGGCCTTCGGCCTGACCGGAACCGCTTTTGCCGTTGAAAGGCAAACCAAAATACGATTCAATAATTATGCCAGGGCCCTATCCACGATCCAGGGCCGGAACTACTACAACTGGCGGGTTTTTGTTGATGAACCGGTTCAGGTCCTCAACCGGATAGCAGAGGTCCAGTACCTGCTGCACCCCACATTCCCTAATCCCTTACATGTGAGAACCAATCCTAATGACCGATTCGCCTTAGAGAATTCAGGTTGGGGACAGTTCACGATTCAGATAACGATCAGGTTCAAGGACCATTCCATCGAGACCACGAGTTATTATCTTGATTTAACGAAAAGGTGGCCATGATTACCGGGGCCGATATCTTCACATTTAAAAGGTTCATGAATGTGTATAATGGAAGACATGAATACCCCTAGGAGGCGGTTCGTGAGAACAAATGTGGTGACAGATGATGACTTGATGGAGTCCGCCCTCAGGGCTTCGGGAACAAAAACAAAGAAGGCTGCGATAGAACAGGGCCTCAAGCTGCTGGCAAAGCTAAAAGGCCAGGAAAGAATAAAGGGCTTCAGGGGAAAACTTAGATGGCCCGGCAATCTTTATGAGATGCACTTTGCCGGGCCAAACCGGGAACCGCTCCGAAGGAGTGGGACTGAGCATAGCCCGAAATTTCAAATATCTTTGGTTAGACTCTTGTAACCCTTATTCCTTATCAAAGATTTTTCCGCCTATCAAGACTTTCCCGACCCATTCCGGCTGCCCGGAATATCTTCTTAGAACAAAACTTGACATTCATTATCAAATCGTATTAATTTCTTTAGTCAAATGATGAAAGTTGTTCGACGTATTTGAATCTTGCCGGACGAATAAGGAGCGACTAAAATGCCCATGTGCCCGCAGTGCGGTAGAGCGATAGAAAGGGGGAACAATTTTTGCCCCCATTGCGGCGAAAAAATCCCTCCAGTTGGAGTCGAACCTTCTTGTGACAAGGTTTACGAAGAAGATTATAGAAGCTTTATCGGTAAAAATGCCGATCGCTATTTGAGCAAATTCCGGAAATTTCAATTCACGGGAAGGGATGGGTTTGCCGTTACCTGGAACTGGCCGGCTTTCTGGTTGGGATTTATCTGGATGCTCTATCGAAAAATGTACCTCTGGGCGTTGTTGGCTTTTATTATCGCCCTTACTCCGGTTGGGTTTCCGCTGATCATGATCGGCTGGGGAATTGTCGGCAATTATCTCTACTATTTGCATGCCAGAAAAAAGATCCTGGCCTTCAAGTATCAACCGGTTGGCGGCCCGACGTCCTTTTCCTTGAACGAACTCGGTGGGGTCAATCGCTGGGTCTGGTTTATCGGGATCATTTTTTTCCTGTTTCTTCTGGCCGTAGGGGTCCTGGGGATTATGCTCATTCTTTATCTTCTTAATTATGGATTTTTTTATTGGCCGGATTTTATAGAAATTTAACCAAAGATAATTAAAACCTTAACAAAAGGAGGGGAAGCTATGGAAAAAGAAGAAAAAAAAGGGTTAACCCGCAGGGAGTTTGTCAAGGCCGCCGGGATCGGGACGATCGCCGCCGGACTCGGGCCTTCCATCTTTCTTCCCGGCCAAAGCCGGGCCGCCGGGAAAGAATTGAAGATCCTGGTCTGGTCCCATTTTGTTCCGCGGTTCGACAAAGAGTGGTATGATAATTTTGCCAAAAATTGGGGGAAGGCCAATGGTGTTACGGTCACCGTAGACCACATCGGACTGGCCGAACTCCCCTCCCGTACCGCCGCCGAGGTTTCCGCCGGCCAGGGACACGACCTGATCGAATGGATCTCGCCGCCTTCGCAATTCGAGCCGAGTGTCCTGGACATGTCCGACCTGGTCAAAGAGGCCGAAAAGCGCTTCGGCAAGATGCATCCCCTTTGCAAAAGGAGCTCTTACAACCCGAATACCAAGAAGGTTTATAGCTTTTGCCCCGGCTGGACCATCGATCCGGGATGTTATCGAAAGAGTCTCTGGGCCAAGGCCGGCAAACCGAACGGGCCGGAAACCTGGGAAGATTTGATCACCTATGGCGGTAAGATCAAAAAGGAGCAGGGGATACAGCTCGGCATCGGCCTTTCTCAGGAACTGGATTCGAACATGGCCGCCCGGGCCTTGCTCTGGTCCTATGACACCAGCATACAGGATGCCAAAGAAAACGTGGTTCTCAATAACCCCAAGACCGTTGAAGCAGTCAACTACATGGCCCGGCTGTTTAAGGAAGCCATGGTGCCGGAGGTATTTGCCTGGACGGCTGTCTCCAACAACCAGGCCTTAATTGCCGGACGGGCGGCCTTTATCCTTAATTCCATCTCGGCCTATCGCTCGGCCCAAAAAGAAGTCCCGGAGATTGCCAAGGACATTTATTTCACTCCGGCCCTGAAGGGACCGAGAG comes from Deltaproteobacteria bacterium and encodes:
- a CDS encoding zinc-ribbon domain-containing protein — encoded protein: MPMCPQCGRAIERGNNFCPHCGEKIPPVGVEPSCDKVYEEDYRSFIGKNADRYLSKFRKFQFTGRDGFAVTWNWPAFWLGFIWMLYRKMYLWALLAFIIALTPVGFPLIMIGWGIVGNYLYYLHARKKILAFKYQPVGGPTSFSLNELGGVNRWVWFIGIIFFLFLLAVGVLGIMLILYLLNYGFFYWPDFIEI
- a CDS encoding type II toxin-antitoxin system VapB family antitoxin, which codes for MRTNVVTDDDLMESALRASGTKTKKAAIEQGLKLLAKLKGQERIKGFRGKLRWPGNLYEMHFAGPNREPLRRSGTEHSPKFQISLVRLL
- a CDS encoding extracellular solute-binding protein: MEKEEKKGLTRREFVKAAGIGTIAAGLGPSIFLPGQSRAAGKELKILVWSHFVPRFDKEWYDNFAKNWGKANGVTVTVDHIGLAELPSRTAAEVSAGQGHDLIEWISPPSQFEPSVLDMSDLVKEAEKRFGKMHPLCKRSSYNPNTKKVYSFCPGWTIDPGCYRKSLWAKAGKPNGPETWEDLITYGGKIKKEQGIQLGIGLSQELDSNMAARALLWSYDTSIQDAKENVVLNNPKTVEAVNYMARLFKEAMVPEVFAWTAVSNNQALIAGRAAFILNSISAYRSAQKEVPEIAKDIYFTPALKGPRGAHWSCEHVIYNYIIPKYSKNADTGKKFLLDLVQNYDQAMYSSELYNSPAFFDAPIPAGDRGYPAVKGAKKFRDLHNTWFDDDPFIIAGEEKGKLAVLKDAEKWSTNVGHPGPANPAEGEVFATFILPNMMANAARGMKAEEAVAQAELLVKAIFTKWRKKGLVGGKG
- a CDS encoding caspase family protein, whose translation is MEKFALCVGINDYPGTGSDLAGCVNDANDWAAVLGKRGFSVNRLTDKQATGDAIRKGIKNLLAQAKTGDLVVVQYSGHGSFVPDDDGDEPDGTDECLCPYDIRTKGPITDDEMFDLFSGHPPGVRIFMISDSCHSGTVAKFAPIITPPTIKGRGAPQRKVRFLPPKVFLSQRNAAKLGTRRAFRSSSPPGRYAALLMAGCQDTEYSYDAYFQDRPNGAFSFVAIRALAALKPNVTFRDWFNAVRKALPSQQYPQTPNLYGAKSMMRWKVFA
- a CDS encoding type II toxin-antitoxin system HicA family toxin, producing the protein MPKNIPALKPRELIKLLELGGCSFLREGKGDHKIYSKFLGGKKRVVPIDMGAGELSPPYVLRIFRQFGFTDDDIEELLK
- a CDS encoding type II toxin-antitoxin system HicB family antitoxin, which encodes MEFYTTVLRKSGDHWVALCLENGLVGQGDSKEKAITKLRAAIDSYEEVAQTEEEVYSAPLSIKELHEFLTVEGTEPATESYELRAVYA